A region of Solanum dulcamara chromosome 7, daSolDulc1.2, whole genome shotgun sequence DNA encodes the following proteins:
- the LOC129896087 gene encoding LOW QUALITY PROTEIN: uncharacterized protein LOC129896087 (The sequence of the model RefSeq protein was modified relative to this genomic sequence to represent the inferred CDS: substituted 1 base at 1 genomic stop codon) — MAMASFLPHVKTYFSSPNSNVNSATHHNLQFPGGYGNVDRWKPLLSNGKMSSKXAKGESIGKIERKLEEQIGREEDLARMSSNCQQLGGGMVELLECLEREAIMGEDEGKDPMDYNRRAQIFDKSSTVFQALKEISETTRSNSTAL, encoded by the coding sequence ATGGCTATGGCGTCTTTTCTCCCTCACGTGAAGACTTATTTTTCTTCTCCCAATTCCAACGTTAATTCTGCAACTCATCATAACCTCCAATTTCCAGGCGGTTATGGTAATGTCGATAGGTGGAAGCCATTATTATCAAATGGGAAAATGTCGTCCAAGTGAGCGAAAGGGGAATCAATTGGGAAAATAGAAAGGAAATTAGAGGAACAGATTGGTAGGGAAGAAGATTTAGCCAGAATGTCGAGTAATTGTCAACAATTGGGTGGTGGAATGGTAGAATTGTTAGAGTGTTTGGAAAGAGAAGCAATTATGGGAGAGGATGAAGGGAAAGACCCAATGGATTATAACAGGAGAGCCCAGATTTTTGACAAAAGTTCTACAGTCTTCCAGGCTCTTAAGGAAATATCAGAAACTACTAGAAGCAACAGTACTGCTCTCTAG